In Prunus dulcis chromosome 1, ALMONDv2, whole genome shotgun sequence, the following are encoded in one genomic region:
- the LOC117613900 gene encoding uncharacterized protein LOC117613900, whose product MISTISGGPTFAGTSNRLVKQYVRVAHYPQVFGIKFNWHHKVSKVVLEPITFYEEEEEGILYPHDDPMIIRAEIANYDVRRVLIDTGSSVNVIFADTFRRMGIADSQRGIEANPEKIKAIIDMERPKTQKDIQSLAGRVAALTRFISKATDKCVSFFKALKEGKEHIAWIAECDQAFQDLKNYMSIAPLLSKPLPGEVLFLHLSVSSTVVSSVPIRKQKKAELPIFYVSKALQNAEIWYPPLEQLELAIIISTRRLRPYCQAHEITVLTNQPLRQVLQKLEASGRLIKWVIELREFDIQFKPRPVEKGQAVADFISEHIPSIALEPAISEANDGKPDFAARDTSMTAYLSTTYPLLQEFQAYEIRQILRTKNSHADALARLALAINNKDTNTLVKKCDKCQRFGNIPHIPVEPLTQIVSPWPFAQWGLDLIDPMSQGKGQVKYVVVAVDYFTKWVDVEALATITAARMEDFVWTHICYRFGIPYAKIPDNGRQFDSELFRQFCTRLKVNLFFASPAHP is encoded by the exons ATGATCAGCACCATCAGCGGAGGGCCCACCTTTGCAGGTACAAGTAACCGTTTGGTGAAGCAATATGTACGGGTCGCTCACTACCCTCAGGTCTTCGGCATAAAATTCAACTGGCACCACAAAGTTTCAAAGGTGGTGTTAGAGCCCATCACATTCtatgaagaggaagaagaggggaTCCTTTACCCCCATGATGACCCGATGATCATTCGGGCTGAAATCGCCAACTATGATGTAAGGCGGGTACTGATCGACACTGGAAGTTCAGTAAATGTAATTTTTGCCGATACTTTCAGACGAATGGGAATAGCAGATAGCCAG AGAGGGATCGAAGCCAATCCCGAGAAAATCAAAGCCATCATCGACATGGAAAGGCCTAAGACACAGAAGGACATTCAGAGCCTTGCAGGGCGAGTCGCTGCCCTAACACGCTTCATCTCTAAGGCTACCGATAAGTGTGTGTCGTTCTTTAAAGCCTTGAAAGAGGGCAAAGAGCATATCGCGTGGATTGCCGAATGCGACCAGGCATTTCAAGACTTAAAAAACTACATGAGTATAGCACCATTGTTGTCGAAGCCACTCCCAGGAGAGGttttatttcttcatctttctgTATCTAGCACTGTCGTCAGCTCGGTGCCGATACgcaaacaaaagaaagcagAACTACCGATCTTCTACGTCAGTAAGGCACTACAGAACGCAGAGATTTGGTACCCTCCCTTGGAACAGCTAGAATTAGCTATCATAATCTCAACTCGAAGACTTCGCCCATACTGCCAAGCGCATGAAATTACAGTCTTAACCAACCAACCGCTTCGGCAGGTGCTCCAGAAACTGGAAGCGTCTGGTCGATTGATCAAATGGGTAATTGAGTTAAGAGAGTTTGACATACAGTTCAAACCAAGACCTGTGGAGAAAGGGCAGGCTGTCGCTGACTTCATCTCTGAGCATATACCTTCGATAGCACTTGAGCCAGCTATTTCAGAGGCTAATGACGGGAAACCAG ACTTCGCAGCCAGAGATACCTCCATGACAGCCTACCTATCAACCACATACCCACTTCTTCAAGAATTTCAAGCCTACGAGATTCGGCAGATCCTCAGAACGAAAAACAGTCATGCTGATGCACTGGCACGACTAGCTTTGGCCATCAACAACAAG GACACAAATACACTAGTGAAAAAGTGCGACAAATGCCAACGCTTCGGCAACATACCTCACATCCCTGTCGAGCCTCTAACACAAATTGTGAGCCCATGGCCTTTCGCCCAATGGGGACTCGACCTAATCGACCCAATGTCGCAAGGCAAGGGTCAGGTTAAGTACGTCGTGGTTGCCGTggactacttcaccaaatgggtagatGTCGAAGCACTGGCAACTATAACGGCAGCCAGAATGGAGGACTTCGTATGGACTCACATCTGCTACAGGTTCGGTATCCCCTACGCAAAAATCCCCGATAACGGCAGGCAGTTTGATTCGGAACTCTTTCGACAGTTTTGTACTCGTCTCAAGGTCAATCTGTTCTTCGCCTCACCAGCTCACCCTTAA